A portion of the Gasterosteus aculeatus chromosome 12, fGasAcu3.hap1.1, whole genome shotgun sequence genome contains these proteins:
- the polr2l gene encoding DNA-directed RNA polymerases I, II, and III subunit RPABC5, whose translation MIIPVRCFTCGKIVGNKWEAYLGLLQAEYTEGDALDALGLKRYCCRRMLLSHVDLIEKLLNYAPLEK comes from the exons ATGATAATCCCCGTCCGGTGTTTCACGTGTGGGAAGATTGTGGGGAACAAGTGGGAGGCCTACCTGGGCCTACTTCAAGCAGAGTACACGGAGGG CGACGCCCTTGATGCCCTCGGCCTGAAGAGATACTGTTGTCGGCGGATGCTCCTTTCTCATGTGGATCTTATTGAGAAATTGTTGAATTATGCTCCATTGGAGAAGTGA
- the dagla gene encoding diacylglycerol lipase-alpha isoform X2, translating to MPGMVMFRRRWSVGSDDLVLPALFLFLLHCIWLVVLSVVLFGLPYGSQEPCSVTLVDHGRGYLGILVSCLICESAIMWLSMRGSILYTQPREAVQYVIYIRLAILLVELVYAVVGISWLVQYYQPCSDVTAKNLALGIVACNWLVIFSVCVTLSCTFDPTGRTFVKLKATRRRQRNLTTYTLRHRLEEGQASSWSRRLKFFMCCTRAQDTQSDAYSEVASLFAEFFRDLDIVPSDIIAGLVLLRQRQRSKRSSILDQANNDILAFLSGMPVTRNTRYLDLKNSTEMNMYKDVCYYMLFALAAYGWPMYLMRKPACGLCRLASSCPCTSVSSSRLSQSVTVEEDNCCGCNVLAIRRHFLDRDLKQVQIVYTSCHDAVYETPFFVAVDHAKKKVVISIRGTLSPKDALTDLTGDSERLPVEEQHGTWLGHKGMVYSAEYIKKKLEQEMILSQAFGRDLNKGTMRYGLVIVGHSLGAGTAAILSFLLRPQYPTLHCYSYSPPGGLFSEDAMEYSKDFVTSVVLGKDLVPRLGLSQLEGFRRHLLEVLQKSNKPKWRIIAGGTKCIPKSELPVEADDPQSQPAAPPSSRMWLHPSDLSIALSASTPLYPPGRIIHVVHNHPPEMCCGQEEPTYSALWGDNKAFNEVIISPAMLNEHMPHMVMEGLNKVLENYNKGKTALLSAAKIMVSPTEVDLNPESMFVDTSTTQQPTPTAHHLRNSSVRSCAQSEISLDGFAECPPPPVPVVLRGARERLTVELRDRKAPLAIMESLSDAESLYSLDSRRSSAALRGSPMLSSLPFPLDAPIPEENPSLSSRTELLAADCLCQETPEHLGEVGPFFDPLESRSTPDYSMRLSPTTSHYSGHHSPALQNQSGSARPFKPEPNANQQRILDGDHQQMPGVYSPGSTPVFPLSPQIGSRPADGDNEDWELEMAEKQVCAEARPVASSPPQLSNGNPSQAVLEFAQYLDSLFRLDGSSSPPLELSDGESESGRGSFGQGECLGDGQPLDDKQLLARATTEPNLVPKPPRTFAGSADPSSGISLSPSFPLSSSEELNDLSPGEGALPATHSLRTSSPCHCPEENTLSSMV from the exons ATGCCTGGCATGGTGATGTTTCGGCGGCGCTGGTCAGTCGGCAGCGATGACCTGGTGCTGCccgccctcttcctctttctattGCACTGCATCTG GCTGGTGGttctgtccgtggtgctgtTCGGCCTCCCGTATGGCTCCCAGGAGCCCTGCTCTGTGACGCTAGTGGACCATGGCCGAGGGTACCTGGGCATCCTGGTCAGCTGCCTTATCTGTGAGAGCGCCATCATGTGGTTGAGCATGAGGGGCAGCATCCTGTATACGCAGCCCAGGGAAGCAGTGCAGTATGTCATCTACATACGGCTAG cTATTCTGTTGGTAGAGCTAGTGTATGCTGTGGTGGGAATCTCCTGGCTTGTCCAGTATTATCAGCCATGCTCTGATGTCACTGCCAAAAACCTGGCtttgg GAATCGTTGCATGCAACTGGCTGGTCATTTTCAGCGTCTGCGTTACCCTCTCGTGCACCTTCGATCCTACGGGGCGGACTTTTGTCAAACTGAAAGCCACCCGTCGGCGTCAGCGCAACCTCACAACATACACACTCAg GCACCGGCTGGAGGAAGGTCAAgccagcagctggagcaggagacTCAAGTTCTTCATGTGCTGCACAAGAGCCCAGGACACACAATCC GATGCGTATTCAGAAGTGGCCAGCCTTTTTGCAGAGTTCTTCAGAGACCTGGATATTGTGCCTAGCGATATTATTGCTGGCCTGGTACTTCTCCGCCAGAGGCAGAGGTCTAAGAGATCTTCTATCCTGGACCAG GCCAACAATGACATCTTAGCCTTCCTGTCTGGAATGCCTGTCACTCGTAATACTCGTTACCTGGACCTTAAGAATTCG acCGAGATGAACATGTACAAGGACGTGTGTTATTACATGCTCTTTGCGCTGGCTGCGTACGGTTGGCCCATGTACCTAATGAGGAAGCCCGCCTGTGGGCTGTGCCGCCTGGCCAGCTCCTGCCC CTGTACTTCAGTTTCTAGCTCCCGGTTGTCTCAATCTGTGACAGTGGAGGAGGACAACTGCTGCGGCTGTAATGTCCTGGCCATACGGAGACACTTCCTGGATAGGGACCTCAAGCAGGTTCAGATTGTCTACACATCCTGCCACGATGCA GTCTACGAGACCCCGTTTTTTGTGGCAGTGGATCATGCAAAAAAGAAGGTGGTCATCAGTATCAGAGGAACCTTATCGCCAAAG GACGCCTTGACTGATCTAACGGGGGATTCTGAACGTTTGCCTGTGGAGGAGCAGCACGGGACCTGGCTTGGCCACAAG GGGATGGTTTACTCAGCAGAATACATTAAGAAGAAACTGGAGCAGGAAATGATCTTGTCACAAGCCTTTGGAAGAGACTTG AACAAAGGCACAATGCGCTACGGGCTGGTGATTGTCGGCCATTCTCTTGGTGCAGGCACTGCTGCTATCCTCTCCTTCCTGCTGCGACCTCAGTACCCCACACTTCACTGCTACTCTTACTCTCCACCTGGTGGCCTTTTTAG TGAGGATGCCATGGAGTACTCCAAAGACTTTGTCACATCGGTGGTATTGGGAAAAGACCTGGTACCAAG GCTCGGCCTGTCACAACTGGAGGGCTTCCGACGCCACCTTCTGGAAGTCTTGCAGAAAAGTAACAAGCCAAAG TGGAGGATAATTGCGGGAGGCACCAAATGCATCCCCAAATCAGAGCTTCCAGTAGAGGCCGATGACCCGCAGTCACAGCCGGCAGCCCCCCCCAGCAGTCGCATGTGGCTCCACCCGAGTGACCTCAGCATTGCCCTTTCAGCCTCCACCCCCCTTTATCCTCCTGGCAGGATCATCCATGTGGTGCACAACCATCCTCCAGAGATGTG CTGCGGCCAGGAGGAGCCAACCTACTCGGCTCTATGGGGGGACAACAAGGCCTTCAATGAGGTCATCATATCACCCGCCATGCTTAATGAGCACATGCCCCATATGGTGATGGAGGGCCTTAACAAG GTGCTGGAGAACTACAACAAAGGGAAAACTGCTTTGCTGTCAGCAGCCAAGATCATGGTGAGCCCCACTGAAGTGGACTTGAACCCGGAGAGCATGTTCGTGGACACGTCAACGACTCAGCAGCCGACGCCTACAGCCCACCACCTCAGGAACAGCAGCGTTCG TTCGTGTGCCCAGTCTGAAATTTCCCTGGACGGTTTCGCCGAGTGCCCGCCTCCCCCGGTGCCCGTGGTGCTGCGCGGCGCGCGGGAGCGCCTGACCGTGGAGCTGAGGGACCGCAAAGCCCCGCTGGCGATCATGGAGAGCCTCTCGGACGCCGAATCCCTCTACAGTCTGGATTCCCGACGCTCTTCGGCTGCTCTGAGGGGTTCGCCGATGCTGAGTAGCCTCCCGTTCCCTCTGGACGCCCCGATCCCCGAGGAGAACCCGTCTCTGAGCTCTCGCACTGAGCTACTGGCCGCCGACTGCCTCTGCCAGGAAACACCGGAGCACCTCGGGGAGGTGGGGCCCTTCTTCGACCCGCTGGAATCCAGATCCACCCCGGATTACTCCATGCGGCTGTCTCCCACCACGTCTCACTACAGCGGACACCATTCCCCGGCGCTGCAGAACCAGAGCGGCTCGGCTCGGCCCTTCAAGCCGGAGCCTAACGCCAACCAACAAAGAATTCTCGATGGGGATCACCAACAAATGCCCGGCGTCTACAGCCCGGGGAGCACGCCCGTCTTTCCGCTCAGCCCGCAGATTGGTTCCAGACCAGCGGATGGAGATAATGAAGATTGGGAGCTGGAGATGGCGGAGAAACAGGTATGTGCAGAGGCCAGACCGGTAGCTTCCTCTCCACCCCAGCTGTCCAACGGCAACCCCAGCCAGGCCGTGCTGGAGTTCGCCCAGTACCTAGACTCTCTATTCAGACTGGACGGCAGCAGCTCGCCACCTTTGGAGCTGTCTGACGGGGAGTCCGAGTCGGGCCGGGGCTCCTTTGGACAGGGAGAGTGTCTCGGAGATGGACAGCCACTGGACGACAAACAACTCCTGGCCAGGGCAACAACGGAGCCCAACCTGGTCCCCAAGCCCCCACGCACTTTTGCCGGATCTGCTGACCCGTCTTCAGGCATCTCTTTGTCCCCCTCTTTCCCCCTCTCGTCGTCCGAGGAGCTCAACGACCTTTCCCCTGGCGAGGGCGCCCTGCCGGCCACGCACTCCCTACGAACCTCTAGCCCGTGCCACTGTCCTGAAGAGAACACGCTGTCATCTATGGTGTAG
- the dagla gene encoding diacylglycerol lipase-alpha isoform X1: protein MPGMVMFRRRWSVGSDDLVLPALFLFLLHCIWLVVLSVVLFGLPYGSQEPCSVTLVDHGRGYLGILVSCLICESAIMWLSMRGSILYTQPREAVQYVIYIRLAILLVELVYAVVGISWLVQYYQPCSDVTAKNLALGIVACNWLVIFSVCVTLSCTFDPTGRTFVKLKATRRRQRNLTTYTLRHRLEEGQASSWSRRLKFFMCCTRAQDTQSDAYSEVASLFAEFFRDLDIVPSDIIAGLVLLRQRQRSKRSSILDQANNDILAFLSGMPVTRNTRYLDLKNSTEMNMYKDVCYYMLFALAAYGWPMYLMRKPACGLCRLASSCPCTSVSSSRLSQSVTVEEDNCCGCNVLAIRRHFLDRDLKQVQIVYTSCHDAVYETPFFVAVDHAKKKVVISIRGTLSPKDALTDLTGDSERLPVEEQHGTWLGHKGMVYSAEYIKKKLEQEMILSQAFGRDLNKGTMRYGLVIVGHSLGAGTAAILSFLLRPQYPTLHCYSYSPPGGLFSEDAMEYSKDFVTSVVLGKDLVPRLGLSQLEGFRRHLLEVLQKSNKPKWRIIAGGTKCIPKSELPVEADDPQSQPAAPPSSRMWLHPSDLSIALSASTPLYPPGRIIHVVHNHPPEMCCGQEEPTYSALWGDNKAFNEVIISPAMLNEHMPHMVMEGLNKVLENYNKGKTALLSAAKIMVSPTEVDLNPESMFVDTSTTQQPTPTAHHLRNSSVRQKPLLRSCAQSEISLDGFAECPPPPVPVVLRGARERLTVELRDRKAPLAIMESLSDAESLYSLDSRRSSAALRGSPMLSSLPFPLDAPIPEENPSLSSRTELLAADCLCQETPEHLGEVGPFFDPLESRSTPDYSMRLSPTTSHYSGHHSPALQNQSGSARPFKPEPNANQQRILDGDHQQMPGVYSPGSTPVFPLSPQIGSRPADGDNEDWELEMAEKQVCAEARPVASSPPQLSNGNPSQAVLEFAQYLDSLFRLDGSSSPPLELSDGESESGRGSFGQGECLGDGQPLDDKQLLARATTEPNLVPKPPRTFAGSADPSSGISLSPSFPLSSSEELNDLSPGEGALPATHSLRTSSPCHCPEENTLSSMV from the exons ATGCCTGGCATGGTGATGTTTCGGCGGCGCTGGTCAGTCGGCAGCGATGACCTGGTGCTGCccgccctcttcctctttctattGCACTGCATCTG GCTGGTGGttctgtccgtggtgctgtTCGGCCTCCCGTATGGCTCCCAGGAGCCCTGCTCTGTGACGCTAGTGGACCATGGCCGAGGGTACCTGGGCATCCTGGTCAGCTGCCTTATCTGTGAGAGCGCCATCATGTGGTTGAGCATGAGGGGCAGCATCCTGTATACGCAGCCCAGGGAAGCAGTGCAGTATGTCATCTACATACGGCTAG cTATTCTGTTGGTAGAGCTAGTGTATGCTGTGGTGGGAATCTCCTGGCTTGTCCAGTATTATCAGCCATGCTCTGATGTCACTGCCAAAAACCTGGCtttgg GAATCGTTGCATGCAACTGGCTGGTCATTTTCAGCGTCTGCGTTACCCTCTCGTGCACCTTCGATCCTACGGGGCGGACTTTTGTCAAACTGAAAGCCACCCGTCGGCGTCAGCGCAACCTCACAACATACACACTCAg GCACCGGCTGGAGGAAGGTCAAgccagcagctggagcaggagacTCAAGTTCTTCATGTGCTGCACAAGAGCCCAGGACACACAATCC GATGCGTATTCAGAAGTGGCCAGCCTTTTTGCAGAGTTCTTCAGAGACCTGGATATTGTGCCTAGCGATATTATTGCTGGCCTGGTACTTCTCCGCCAGAGGCAGAGGTCTAAGAGATCTTCTATCCTGGACCAG GCCAACAATGACATCTTAGCCTTCCTGTCTGGAATGCCTGTCACTCGTAATACTCGTTACCTGGACCTTAAGAATTCG acCGAGATGAACATGTACAAGGACGTGTGTTATTACATGCTCTTTGCGCTGGCTGCGTACGGTTGGCCCATGTACCTAATGAGGAAGCCCGCCTGTGGGCTGTGCCGCCTGGCCAGCTCCTGCCC CTGTACTTCAGTTTCTAGCTCCCGGTTGTCTCAATCTGTGACAGTGGAGGAGGACAACTGCTGCGGCTGTAATGTCCTGGCCATACGGAGACACTTCCTGGATAGGGACCTCAAGCAGGTTCAGATTGTCTACACATCCTGCCACGATGCA GTCTACGAGACCCCGTTTTTTGTGGCAGTGGATCATGCAAAAAAGAAGGTGGTCATCAGTATCAGAGGAACCTTATCGCCAAAG GACGCCTTGACTGATCTAACGGGGGATTCTGAACGTTTGCCTGTGGAGGAGCAGCACGGGACCTGGCTTGGCCACAAG GGGATGGTTTACTCAGCAGAATACATTAAGAAGAAACTGGAGCAGGAAATGATCTTGTCACAAGCCTTTGGAAGAGACTTG AACAAAGGCACAATGCGCTACGGGCTGGTGATTGTCGGCCATTCTCTTGGTGCAGGCACTGCTGCTATCCTCTCCTTCCTGCTGCGACCTCAGTACCCCACACTTCACTGCTACTCTTACTCTCCACCTGGTGGCCTTTTTAG TGAGGATGCCATGGAGTACTCCAAAGACTTTGTCACATCGGTGGTATTGGGAAAAGACCTGGTACCAAG GCTCGGCCTGTCACAACTGGAGGGCTTCCGACGCCACCTTCTGGAAGTCTTGCAGAAAAGTAACAAGCCAAAG TGGAGGATAATTGCGGGAGGCACCAAATGCATCCCCAAATCAGAGCTTCCAGTAGAGGCCGATGACCCGCAGTCACAGCCGGCAGCCCCCCCCAGCAGTCGCATGTGGCTCCACCCGAGTGACCTCAGCATTGCCCTTTCAGCCTCCACCCCCCTTTATCCTCCTGGCAGGATCATCCATGTGGTGCACAACCATCCTCCAGAGATGTG CTGCGGCCAGGAGGAGCCAACCTACTCGGCTCTATGGGGGGACAACAAGGCCTTCAATGAGGTCATCATATCACCCGCCATGCTTAATGAGCACATGCCCCATATGGTGATGGAGGGCCTTAACAAG GTGCTGGAGAACTACAACAAAGGGAAAACTGCTTTGCTGTCAGCAGCCAAGATCATGGTGAGCCCCACTGAAGTGGACTTGAACCCGGAGAGCATGTTCGTGGACACGTCAACGACTCAGCAGCCGACGCCTACAGCCCACCACCTCAGGAACAGCAGCGTTCG acaaaaaccaTTGTTACG TTCGTGTGCCCAGTCTGAAATTTCCCTGGACGGTTTCGCCGAGTGCCCGCCTCCCCCGGTGCCCGTGGTGCTGCGCGGCGCGCGGGAGCGCCTGACCGTGGAGCTGAGGGACCGCAAAGCCCCGCTGGCGATCATGGAGAGCCTCTCGGACGCCGAATCCCTCTACAGTCTGGATTCCCGACGCTCTTCGGCTGCTCTGAGGGGTTCGCCGATGCTGAGTAGCCTCCCGTTCCCTCTGGACGCCCCGATCCCCGAGGAGAACCCGTCTCTGAGCTCTCGCACTGAGCTACTGGCCGCCGACTGCCTCTGCCAGGAAACACCGGAGCACCTCGGGGAGGTGGGGCCCTTCTTCGACCCGCTGGAATCCAGATCCACCCCGGATTACTCCATGCGGCTGTCTCCCACCACGTCTCACTACAGCGGACACCATTCCCCGGCGCTGCAGAACCAGAGCGGCTCGGCTCGGCCCTTCAAGCCGGAGCCTAACGCCAACCAACAAAGAATTCTCGATGGGGATCACCAACAAATGCCCGGCGTCTACAGCCCGGGGAGCACGCCCGTCTTTCCGCTCAGCCCGCAGATTGGTTCCAGACCAGCGGATGGAGATAATGAAGATTGGGAGCTGGAGATGGCGGAGAAACAGGTATGTGCAGAGGCCAGACCGGTAGCTTCCTCTCCACCCCAGCTGTCCAACGGCAACCCCAGCCAGGCCGTGCTGGAGTTCGCCCAGTACCTAGACTCTCTATTCAGACTGGACGGCAGCAGCTCGCCACCTTTGGAGCTGTCTGACGGGGAGTCCGAGTCGGGCCGGGGCTCCTTTGGACAGGGAGAGTGTCTCGGAGATGGACAGCCACTGGACGACAAACAACTCCTGGCCAGGGCAACAACGGAGCCCAACCTGGTCCCCAAGCCCCCACGCACTTTTGCCGGATCTGCTGACCCGTCTTCAGGCATCTCTTTGTCCCCCTCTTTCCCCCTCTCGTCGTCCGAGGAGCTCAACGACCTTTCCCCTGGCGAGGGCGCCCTGCCGGCCACGCACTCCCTACGAACCTCTAGCCCGTGCCACTGTCCTGAAGAGAACACGCTGTCATCTATGGTGTAG